ACGCTTCCCAATGCCCGTCCCGCTATCTGTCACTGTCAGAATCGTCATACCGTCCTGCTCATAAGCGTTCAGATGGATGCTGCCTGTCCCTTGGATGACTTCCACCGCATTGGCAGTGAGATTGTTAAGCAGGGTCAATAGAGGAATGTAGCTGTCGGTTGTGTAATCGGAGGTGATGTGAATATGGAATTTAATCTCTTTACCCAGCATTTCCGCATATTTGGCATTGCTCTTGACCGCGAACTGCAGAATACCTGATAACGGCATGTCCCCGTTCACCTCACGCTCCACCAGCTTCACCAGCCCTGCCAGAATCCGCTGCGAATCCTTCTTCACCTCATGGAGCTGCTGGGTGATGTCGAGCACCTGCCGGCTGTAAGGTCCTGTGCCTTCTCCGTCCTTCAGCTTGCTGTACAGCTCGAAGCTGTTCAGCGTTACCTGCTCCAGGGTGCCTATGGACTTCTTCAGATAGAACACTTCCCCGTACAGGCCGGAGCCGAATCCGAGCATCTGCTGGGTCCGTTCATGCTGCTCCCGCTCCCGGATACGCAGCTGGCTGACAGAGATGCTGCTGTATACCCCGGTGGTGAAATACGTACGCAGGACCGCAATCGCCATCAGGTACGTCCACTCGTTCAGCCGGAAGGTAGCCGAATCCAGCACAATCAGCCGGGTCAGCAGCTCCATTTCATTTGAAAGGAGATCAATCACTGCGGCAACCGCGCCAAGTACCAGCGGATGGAAGGTATCAATCCGGCTCTTGATGACATGCATCAGTGCGCCGAACACGATGTAATAGATCATTGCCGAGAAGTGGCTGCTAAGGCTCTGCTCTACCGTCAGTCCGCTTCCCTCCACCATATCCATGGCAGTCCGGAACAGCAGCACAACCACCCCGGTAGCACAGCCTGTGCGGATATACGGCAGTTGTCTCATTAACAGCAGGAAGAGGAGAAAGGCGCTGCTGCCCATGGCAATGCGGAAGATATCTCCGTCAAACGGGTTGATCTTGAATTCTCCGGCTACCGCAGTAACGGCGGCCACCAGCAGAATCTGTACCGCCTTCATTCTCAGAATCGATTGTCCCATCGCCACTGCTCCTGCCTAGAGAGGTTGACAACTATAGTATCATAGCCGCAATGGATTGAATATGGCTTAATCCTCATCCGGCTAAGGTTATACCGCTCTGTGCTCAAGCCTTCTGGACAGCAGCGACAGCAGGTAATTGACGACAAAATAAATCAAGGCAACCAGCGCCAGCGTAGGGATGGCATAGCTGTAGCTGTGGCCGATGACAATGTTGGCATTATGCATCAGCTCCGGCAGGGAAATCACAACAGCGAGCGAGGTATCCTTCAGCAGGGAGATGAACTGGCTGACCAGTGGCGGAACCATGCGCCGCAGCCCCTGGGGAAGCACGATATGCCATAAGGTCTGCACAGTGCTGAGACCGGAGGAACGCGCCGCTTCAATCTGCCCCTTGTCGATCGACATTAAGCCGCCGCGGACAATCTCGGCAATCATCGCCGCCTCGAAGATGGTTAATGCTGCAATGGCCGCAGTAATCAGTCCGAGCTTGATCCCGACCTCCGGCAAGGCGAAGCGGATGAAGAAGATAATCAGCAGCAGCGGCAGATTACGGATCAGCTCCACCAGATAGAACATGACCGGAGACAGCACCGGCACCTCCGAGTAGCGGATGACGCCAATCATACAGCCGATGATAAAGCTCAGGAAGATCGATACAAAAGCAACGATCAGCGTCACATACAATCCGTCCAGCAGAAACTTCAGATTATCGGCAGAGTACGCACCTATGAAATCCATAATATCCCTCCTTTATCTCAAGCATTCTCTTAATATTTGCGCTGCAGCCGGCGCTCCCAGATCCGCACGCCGTAGCTGAGCGGAAGCGTAAGCACCAGATAGAATACCGCTACGAAAATGTAGGTGTCAAAGGTACGGTAAGTCTCTGTAGAGATCCCGTCGGCGAAGTACATCAGATCAAGACCGGCAACCAGAGTCAGTACGGAAGAGTTCTTAATCAGGTTAATGAACTGGTTGCCGAGCGGCGGAATGACCAGCTTGATCGCCTGCGGCAGAATGATATGCAGCATCGTCTGTATGTAGCTGAGACCGGAGGAACGTGCCGCCTCCATCTGTCCCTTGGGCACGGCCATAATTCCGGCACGGATCGCTTCGGCGATGAAGGCCGAGGTATATACGGCGAGTCCGATGGTTCCTGCCTTGAAGCCGTCCAGTGTGAAGCCCAGAGCGGAAGGCCCGTAATAGAAAATATACACGACCAGCAGCAGCGGAATGTTGCGGATGAACTCCACATACACCGCACCGAACCAGCGCAGACCCTTGACTGAAGTCATGCGGAAGACGGCAACGACCGCGCCGATCAGGAAGCTGCCGATCAGGGCCAGCACACTGGACAGCAGCGTACCGTAGAAGCCTTCCATATACAGTCCGAAGTAGTTCGTTAATATTGAGAAATCCATCAATGTTCACCTGCCTTTACCTACGGATGAGTTCGTTCCTGCCCGGCATGGCCGCCGTTCCTACAAACAAGTAGAAACGGCGTTGCCCTCCTTGGAAAAGGCGGTACCGTTTCTACGAGAAATTCGTGTGAAACCCGTTTATTCGTTCTTACCTTGATTGAAGCAAGTTCTTGCTTGGAGCAGGCTTATTTAGCCGGGGCTTTACCAATCCACTTGGTATAGATGGCATCATACTCCCCGTTCGCCTTCAGTTCAGCCAGTGTATCATTAATCGCCTTAACTACATCCGCGTTGCCTTTCTGTACTGCAATGCCGTAAGGCTCATCGGTAAACGGCTTCCCTACCACCTCGAAGCCGGGGTCCTGGGAGGCCATTCCGTACAGAATCGCATCATCCGTAGTGAGCGCGTCACCCTGACCCGCCTTGAGCGCGCTGAAGGCATCCTGGTAGTTATCGAATTCAAGCACGGTTACGCCCGGCACCTTCTCTTTGATATTCTTGATTGAGGTTGCCCCCTTGGAGCCGAGAATCTTCGTATCCTTCGTAACGCTCTCCAGGCCTGTAATCGGGCTGCCCTTCTTCACCAGCAGGGACTGGCCGGCCTGGAAATAGACGTCGGAGAAATCGACTTCCTTCTTGCGGTCCTCCGTAATGGTCATGGTAGCCACCACCATATCGATCTCGCCGTTATTCAGCATCGGAATGCGCGTCTTGGAGGTGACCTCCTTCAGCTCGATGGCATTCTCATCACCGAGAATTGTCTTAGCGATGGCCTTGGAGATATCGATGTCGAAGCCTTCCACGTTACCGGAGGCCGGGTCCTTCAGACCGAACAGGCGGGTATCGAACTTCACGCCGACGAGCAGCTTGCCGCGCTCCTTGATCTTGGCAATGGCCGCAGAGTCAGCGGCTGCTCCTCCGGCAGCGTTGCCGCCTGCCGCATTGTCGTTCTTGCCCTTGTTGTTGCCGCACCCGGCAATGACCAGCATGGCCGCAATCATCAGCACACTTAACACCTTGAAGCTCTTGGACATTTTCATTTCGTTTCCTCCCCGGATTCCTATATTTTTAGTTTAGTGGCTTAATACACGGCTGAGAAAAGTACGCGTCCGCTCTTCCTTCGGGCTGGCGAAGAAGGCTTCCGGCTCCGCCTCTTCCACGATCTGCCCCTGATCCATGAAGATGACCCGGTCCGCTACCTCACGGGCGAAACCCATCTCATGGGTCACAACGACCATCGTCATACCTTCGCGGGCCAGGGCGCGCATGACATCGAGCACCTCCCCGACCATCTCCGGGTCCAGCGCCGAGGTCGGCTCGTCGAACAGCATAATCTTGGGCTTCATCGCCAGCCCCCGGGCAATCGCCACCCGCTGCTGCTGCCCGCCGGATAGCTGGGAAGGATAGGTCTCCGCCTTGTCGGCAATGCCGACCTTCTCCAGATAATACATTGCGGTCTTCTCCGCTTCCGCTTTGCTTAAGCCCAGCACCTTCACCGGGGCCAGCGTGATATTATCAATGACCTTTTTGTGCGGGTACAGGTTGAAGTGCTGGAAGACCATTCCGATCTCTTTGCGTAAGGTATTGATATCTGTCTTACGTTCATTTACAGTTATACCGTCCACGGTTAATCCGCCGCTCGTGATCGTCTCCAGACGGTTAATGCAGCGCAGCATCGTGCTCTTGCCGGAGCCGGAAGGACCGACTACAACTACTACTTCCCCTTCCTGAACATGCAGGTCAATGCCCTTCAGTACATGGAATTGTCCGTAATGTTTGTCTACCTGATGAAAGTCGATCAATGGCTAGGCCTCCTTTGTCTATTCGGGTGTTTGTCAGCAATGATAACACTTAAAACAAACCTTACTCCAGAGACTACCAAATCCTACATAATACTACGCAAAATCCATTTCCCATATGTTATTTTCTTTTAATTATGTGATGTATTTCATTTTCTTTGTATGCCTATTAACATTTTTTATCAGTTTGGTGTAGCCTTTTGTGACATTCTTCTCTTGAAAAACAAGTGGAAACGGCTTTACTGTCCTTTTAAAGGACGGTACCGTTTCAGCGAGAAATAGAAGGATAATTTATCGTGTGCAACATATAAATTCTTATATTTTCAAATAACCCCCGCTTACGCCGAGGTTTACCGCTGAACGCAAAAAAAGATGTCCTAAAGCCATCCATGGCTTCTGCGACATCTTGTCCAGGCAATCTATTCTGTTCAGTCCTAGAAGAAGAGCTTGAAGATCACTCCAGACAGCAAGGCGCTGATCGGAATGGTAATGAACCAGGTAACCACGATCCGTCCGGCCACTCCCCATTTGACAGCGGAGAAGCGCTTGGCTGAACCTACACCCAGAATCGATGAGGTGATCGCGTGGGTTGTACTTACCGGCAGATGCAGCAGCGTAGCCGTGAAAATAACAGAGGCCGCCGAAATATCCGCCGCGAAGCCGTTGATCGGCTCGATTTTAAAAATCTTCGTGCCCATTGTCTTAATGATCTTCCAGCCGCCGATAGACGTTCCGAGTGCCATGGATGTAGCCGCTGCAATCTTAACCCAGAGCGGAACCTCCATTGTCTCAAGCCGTCCCGAGGTAACGAGGGCAAAGGTAATGATCCCCATCGCCTTCTGTGCGTCATTCGTACCATGGGTGAAGGATTGCAGTGCGGCCGTTACGATCTGCATCGAACGGAAGCCCTTGTTGACCGTATGCGGACTGCGCTTCGCGAAGATCCACTTCAGGATCGTCATCACAATATACCCGATTACAAAAGCGATCAGCGGGGAGAAAATCAGCCCCTCTACGATCTCAATGAACCCGCTCCATTTGATATGCTCTGTACCTGCCCCGACATACACCGCACCGGCTAACGCACCGATAAGCGCATGGGAGGAGGACGAAGGAATACCCAGCCACCAGGTCACGAGATTCCAGATAATTGCCGCAATGAGCGTCGCTGTGACAATGTCTATCCCGTTGTCCAGCAAGGTCGGATCGGTAATGCTGCCCCCGATCTTCTTCGCCACGCCGGTGAACATCAATGCGCCGATAAAGTTCATCGAGGCGGCCAGCATGATGGCTGTACGCGGCTTCAGCGCACGGGTCGAGACAGAGGTAGCAATCGCATTGGCGGTATCATGGAAGCCGTTGATGAAGTCGAACGCCAGCGCAAGAAAGATAACAAAAGCTAGTACATATATAGATGTATCCATATTGAGGCCCCTTATGAGTTACGCATGATGATCGATTCCAGCATGTTGGCTACGTCTTCACATTTATCCGTGGTGGTCTCGAGCCGCTCATACAATTCTTTGCGCTTAATCAGCTCAATCGGGTCCTTCACAGTCTCGAACAGGGCCTTGGTGCAGATACGCAGGACTTCGTCGCCCTGGTTCTCCAGATCATTCAGACGGATGGTGTATTCGCGGATCGCCAGCAGCTTCTTCTGGGAGAGCAAATGAACCGCCTTCTGGATCTCGTATGCACTCTGGCGGAGAATCTCTGCGAACTGGACAATATACTCATCCGCATCCAGCAGGTTATACATATAGAAACGCGAGGCAGAAGCCTCCAGCCCATCAATGACATCGTCCATGCTTGTAATCAGATCCATGATGTCGTCCCGTTCCAGCGGCGTAATGAACGTCTTGTTCAATTCCTTGATGACAGTGTGTGTGTAGGTATCGCACTGGGATTCGTATTTCTTCATCTCCGCGGCGAAGTTCTCCACATTGCCCTGGAGAGTCGAGATATTCTGAGCGAAATAATCCGCCGCCTGAACAATGGTGTCAGCCATGTTTTCCAGCGTCTCAAAGAATATATCCTTTTTTCTGAGCCTCATTAGCTTTATACCCCTTTACATGAAATTGCCGTAAAAAAATGCAGCCATCCAAATGTAAATGCATGAAAATGAATGACAACCCTTGTTATCTTATCATATCGACAGAAGGGATAGAAGACAAAAAACCGAACTTTTTTACACTATAATAACAATTCCCTGCAACTTACGAAAATAATCATCCGAACATTCAATCTCCAGCCGGAATTAGGGGGATGCAGGCGCCTGCGCGTATTCGAGATGACTGCTGAACGAAGGGCTGTTCGGAACGATCAGAATATGGGTAATCCCCGGGAACATCAGCGCCTCCTTGCCGTCCTTCTTCACGAACCGGATGACGTCTCCGGGGCTGCGCGACCACTTGCCGTTCATCGCTACGCCGCGCTGTAACAGCACTGCTTCTCCCCCCAGCTCCGTATCCACCTGCAGCCGGCCGACATCGTCCAGCACCTTATGATCCGAACCCATCACGATGATGTTTGCCGCTTCCACCGGACGGTTATTATTCAGATCGAGATGCGGCTTGCCGTTCACCCAGCGGGCGTATGTGCGCTGCTCTGCGTTATAATGGTACCCGACATTGTAGCTCTTCAGCAGGAAGTTCACACCCAGCGCAAGCGCCGGGGTGCCCTCCACAGGAATGTACTCCGGATCATGGAAAAGAAAACCCGGTACCTTCACGCTCTCCGCATAACCCAGCTTCACTGCCCCCTCCCGCAGCTTGGCGGCATTGCTGTACAGGTTATGCGGGGCCTTGCGTTCCTTGTCCCGCCAGAAGTAGGCCCCCGCGCGGCCGATTTCGTCCATATCCGCCTTCTTCTGCCGTTGCAGAATGGCATAGGCATCCGGACTGCCTCCGGCATGCACCGTTATGCCGCCATAGCTCTCGCCGATATCCAGCAGGTAAGGGCGGATACTGCGGATCGGCCCAATCTTCACCACCCCGGCATGACTCTGAAAGATACCGATCAGCCGGGTAATTCCGCCTTCGGCCAGCACCTCGTACAGAATATCCGCCTCGCTGATCCCGGACTGCGGGCGGGCCGCCGGGGCATTATTGATCATGACCGCGAGCGGCCGGGGCAGGATCTCCTCCTCAACCGGCAGGCCTGTTAAGCCGGAGACTGCTCCGGCGGCAGGCTCAGGAGAGGGGGACTGTACCACCTCTGTCGGCTGTGGCTCCAGGGTAGGCGCTGCTGTTGGTGCAGACGTGGGTACGGGCACAGGGCTGGCCTGCTCGTTACTGCAGGCAGAGAGCAGCACGGCGGCAAGGACCAGAGCAGATACAGGACGGGATACATAACGGTTCATCGATATAGACACGTTGTTCCTCCTAATCGTAAGTTACAGCTTGCTTCTCGCGATTCTATTCTGTGAAACTCGCTTCCTTCATTTAATCATAGCTGGCAGAGTTTGTCTTGAGCCAAGTGGAGACGGCAGCAGAAAAAGGGTACAGCCCTTGTAGCAGCTGTACCCTCTATTCATTCTTATATTAGTCAAACATCCAGCAGTTCAGGCTGAGCGTACCGTATTGATAGGCCTGAATCATTAACTGTGCCGCCCTGCCTTCATCGGCTGCACCCATTACGTAGAAGAGCGGGATGAAATGTTCCTTGCCGTAGGCAGGTACGGCCTCCCTCACATGCGGTGCTTGCTTCTCATAGGCATACAGGGAGGGAAGATCCCAGACCGCAAGCCGCTCTGCAATCCACCCGTCGAAGTCAAGCGCCCATTGCTCCGGCTGATCCTTCTGCTTCAGCAGCCTGAGGTTATGCACCAGACCGCCGCTGCCGATCAGGAGGACACCTTCCTCGCGCAGCGGTGCCAGCATCCGTCCGATGTTGTACTGCTCCTCAGGCGAGCGGAGCGAATCCACGGATAAGGCCACGACCGGAATATCCGCCTGCGGGAACATGGTGCTCAGGATGACCCAGGCGCCATGATCCAGCCCACGGCCCAGCACAGGCTGATGGGGCAGATTACTATTCTTGAACAGTTCCGAAATACGGCGGCTGAGTGCAGGATCACCTGGAGCAGGATAACTCAGCTGATACATCTCTTCCGGGAACCCGTAGAAATCATGCTGCGTTTCATGCTGTGCGTCCACTGTGATCAGCTGCTCTGGACTGTCCCAATGAGCTGAGAAGATCACAATGCCGCGCGGCTTCCCCAGATCCGAACCCAGCCGCTGCAAGAAACGCGTGTAGTCGTTATCCTCAAGTACCAGCAGCGGGGAGCCGTGCGCAATGAAAAAGGCCGGTAATTTCATAGGGTAAGAGCCTCCATTTCCGGTATGGTCTTCCCCTTTATTTTACAGCTAATTCCCAGCCATTGCGAGTGCAGTTACCGCTCCTATATCATCCAGTTCTGCCATTCCTCCTGCAGATGCTCCTGCTGGTTCATCCAGTCCCGGGTGCGCTTCAGCACCTGTTCCTGCGCCGGACCCGAAGAGAAGGTATGATCACCCTGGAAAATAATTTCTTTGTCGCACCGTCCTTCCGGCCGGGTCCAGAACAGCTTCTGGTAGAGGAACGCATAGTCTACAGGAATCACATCATCGGAGGTTCCGTGGATGACCAGCACATCGCCGCTGAACTTTCCGGCTTCCTGGAACGGCTGGAAGGCGGCCAGGGAATTGAAGTATACCGGAGTGAACGAATAGCCTGCATAATCTGCGCAGCCGCTCTTCACCGACCGGTCGAAGGCTTCCCTGCCGACAATCTTGACGATATCATTGAAGGGATAGCCGACGGCTGACCACAGTACAAGATTCTTCACACGCCGGTCGCGGACACCGGTCAGCAGCGCCACCGCGCCGCCCAGACTGTGTCCGATCAGCGTTACACGCTGCGGGTCCACATCGGCCGAGCTGATGCCGTAATCCAGCACCGCCCGGGTCTGCCCGATCATCGACTCCATATCCTCGCTGCCGTAATCACCGCTGCTCTCCCCGCAGCCCGCATAATCGAAGCGGATTACCATATAGCCATCCTGCGCCAGCTCACGGGCTGCCTTGACGAAGATCCGGTCGACACCGATCCGGCTGCCCACGAAGCCGTGGCAGATCACTGCAAGCGGCACCCGGTTCTTGCACCGTCCTGTCGCTGCCCGGTCTGCGGCCGGATAATGTATGCTCGCTGTCAATTCCTCTCCGTTATGCCGGATGATGATATTCCGTTCCATTGCGGCGTCCTCCCCTGAATGGCTGATTTATTTTATATTATAATAATTCCGATTAACTTAGTATGATTAATGTCTCTATTATAATATCTGCGCTAATTTGTTGTCAATACGCATGAAGCCCGCAGCTTAAGACTGTTCTACCGGAGAAAGGCCCCTTCCACTCCCTTAGGAGCAAAAGAGGCCCATATCCGCTTAGGCATCACTCAGTCATAGCTGTCGTGAAACATGTCGTGTGTCTCCTGCCGGCCTTCCCAATCCCCGAGCCCGTTCTCCTGGCCCTGCCCCGCAGCATCCCATAGGCTGAAGCCGTCAGAATTGCCCCAGTCCCCCACATCATTAGTCGGTACAGGCGCGGTGCCGCCGTTCACAGCCTTGCCGGGTTCCTGCTTGTTGTCCTGTTCCATAACGCTCCCTGCCTTCCCTCTAGCTATAGTTGGTGAAGCCACCACCTCTTCAGTGTTTACTCTTCCAAAAGGATTATTCAAACCTTCGTGAACGAACGTTGTCCTTGCACACGGCTGGTGCACAAACGTATACTCTAGGTTGAAGGTATCCTGATCACTCAATGCTGGAGGTATAGGTCCACACTATGAAAGTCAAAGCTATGATTAAGCAGAACAACCTGCTGCGGGAACAGATGACGCCGTCTAACCGCTCTTATTTCGAAGATATGATTCTGGCGATGCGCGCCAGTTCAGTAGATGCTGTACGTGCAGAGGAGCTGCTGCTGGAGGCGGCCGGGCTGCTGCTGAAGGGACAAGCCAAGGGCAAGAATGCCAAGCAGATTTTTGGCGAGAAGCCCGGTGATTATTTCAAGGACGTGATGGACAGCGCCCCGCCGCGCACACCGCGCAGCCGGCTGAAGAACTCTCTGATGATCTCCTGGTCCGCTCTGACCCTGCTGTTCGGGACGATGGGCGCCTGCGGTTTGATTACGCAGTGGAGCGGCGGTCCGCACGAACTGTTCGGCCAGCTCAGCCTGCTCACGCTGGTCGTTGTCGGAGCAGGCTCCATCCTGCTGGTTGAGCTGATTATGAAATGGATGGCCTCCCTCTCGGAGGACGACAGTCCGAAGCCCAAGACCTTCGATATTAAGGCCCTGGGCATTTATATTGGAATTGCCGTGATTGCGGTATTCGCCGGTATATTCCTCGATAATCTATTCCCGGTGATTCCGGTTTCGCCTTGGGTTAGTCTGGCTCTGGCCGCTGCCGGAGGGCTGGGGCTGAAATTCATATTCTTCCCATCTTAGAGGCTGTATCCCACATCCATTCCACACAGGAGGAGACTCGAATGAAAAAGCATGCCGTTCTATCCGCCGCAATCACCCTGCTCATAGGGCTTCAGGCAGGCGCAGCTGTCCCGGCCGGTGCCGAAGGCAGCGGAAGCAGCCGGACAGGCACTTCCGGTGCAGCTGCAAGCGCTAAGACTGCCAGCCATGCAGAAGCGGTCTACAAGGGCGCGCTGCCGCTGCTGTCCAGCGGTAACCTGCCGGGCACCATTGCCTATATGAAGACGAAGCTATATGCAGTCACTCCTTATCAGGCGACTGTACTGACGCTGAAGCTGGAGAACCTGCATAAGGCGCTGCTCCCCTCCTGGGAGAAGAAATTCAGCAGCAGCGACATCCAGCGGAAGCTTCTCACCGTCTACAGAGGGGGAGTCAGCATGCAAAAGCTGGCTGAGGGTACGGATAACGCCGCGCTGCGCACCCTGCTGCAAAATGCAGGAGAGAGCGGATACAAGCTGGATACGGCCGAGGGCAGCTTTTACCCGGTGATTGATTATGCCGGTTACCGCAAATATAAGCCTTATGTAACGGAGGATATCAGCAGTTATATTTCCATTATGGCGGCTGAATCAGATCTGCCCCCTTCCAAGGATAACGGGCTGATCATTGCCTGGGGAGAGGTGGCCGACCGTGCACTGACCCAGGAGCAATTCATCCAGACCTACCCCAAATCCAACCGGGTGCAGGCCGTTAAGACGCTGTATAACCAGTATGCTGTGAACACCTTCTACGGCCAGAACAATACCCCGCTCTTCCATTATGATAATCTGGAGATGGATCTGGAGGCGCAGAAGGCCTACACCAGCATCCTGGCCAAGAACAGCAGCACAAGCGCCTTCCTGCAGAAGCTTGAGGGCTTCATGAAGCTGATGAAGAGTAACGGCTACCTGCTGGACGACGCGGCGGAGCAGTATCTGAAGACTGAGGTGCCTCAGCCGTAGGCGGTTCAACTACATCCCACACAACGTGAAACAGCCCCGTCCAGACTTTGCTGGGCGGGGCTTACTTTGTCTATATGCAGCTACTCGCCGCAACTCAGATCAGCATACTGAACAGATTAACATCCTTGTTGATCTCCACGTAATCGACGCCCTTCTGCTCCATCCGCTCAATCAGCGGGGCGTAGGCATCGGTAGACATCAGCTCAATGCCGACCAGGGCCGGGCCGTTCTCCTTCTCATTCTTCTTTGTGTATTCGAACCGGGTAATATCATCGTCCGGTCCGACCACCTCGGTCAGGAACTCGCGCAGGGCACCTGCGCGCTGCGGGAAGTTGACCATGAAATAATGCTTAAGGCCCTCATAGATCAGGGAACGCTCCTTGATCTCCTGCATCCGGTCAATATCGTTGTTGCCGCCGCTGACGATGCAGACCACGCTTTTGCCGCGGATCTGATCACGGTACATGTCCAGTGCAGCAATGGGGAGCGAACCGGCAGGCTCCACCACAATGGCGTTCTCGTTATACAGCTCCAGAATAGTGGTACAAGCCTTACCCTCTGGCACCTTCACCACATCATCCAGAAGCTTCGAGCAGATATCGAAGGTCAAGCCACCGACACGCTTCACCGCCGCGCCGTCCACGAACTTGTTAATCTCCTTCAAGGTGACCACCTCACCGCTCTCCATGGCCTCAATCATAGAAGCTGCGCCGCTAGGCTCCACACCAATCACCTTAGTTGCCGGGCTCACCGTCTTGATATAGGTAGCTACACCGGCTGCCAGCCCGCCGCCGCCGATGGTGACGAACACGAAGTCCGCAGGCTTGTCCAGATTCTCCATTACCTCCATGGCAATGGTTCCGTTGCCGGCAATAATACGCGGCTCATCGAACGGGTGAATCAGGGTCATGCTATAGTCAATGCAAGCCTGGAGTGCTTCATCATAAGCATCATCGAAGGTATCCCCCTTCAGAATCACCTCAACGAATTCGCCGCCAAAGCGCCGGACCTGCTTAATCTTCTGATTAGGGGTAGTGCTCGGCATGAATATCTTGCCTTTGATGCCGAGTGCCTTGCAGGAATAAGCCACGCCCTGGGCATGATTTCCCGCGCTGGCGCAGACGATGCCCTTGGCTCTGTCTTCGTCAGACAAACTGCGGATCATATTATAGGCTCCCCGGATTTTGAAGGAGCGTACAATCTGCAGATCCTCACGCTTCAAGTACACATTACAGCCATATTTGGCCGACAATACCGCATCCAGCTGGAGCGGTGTACGGACGATAACCTCCCGCAGCACATGGTGTGCTCGTACAATATCTTCCATTCCTACGATCCGGTTTTCGCCTTCTCTCATGTTTTCCCCGCCTCACTGTCTCTTTCTTATCGTTTCGCTTCTTGTAACATACTCTTCCAAGGACTTTTTTTCAACCCTTGTCCTCTCCACACACCATAACATCCACTGAGAGTGGAATTGTTGAAGCCTATACCTTAAACCTCGACACCGCACTCAACAACTGCGCCGAGCTGAGCTTAATCTCCTCCATCTCCGCTACGATGCTGCCGGACCGCCCGATGATCTGCTCCGCTCCGGCAGCAATGGCTCCCGCTCCTTCCGCCCCCTCATTCGTTGCACTGCCCGTCTCGCTGATCGCAGTAAGCATGCTCTGGATGGAAGCCAGCAGCTCTTCCGAGGTAGCGCTGAAGT
The sequence above is a segment of the Paenibacillus sp. FSL R7-0204 genome. Coding sequences within it:
- a CDS encoding alpha/beta hydrolase family protein — translated: MERNIIIRHNGEELTASIHYPAADRAATGRCKNRVPLAVICHGFVGSRIGVDRIFVKAARELAQDGYMVIRFDYAGCGESSGDYGSEDMESMIGQTRAVLDYGISSADVDPQRVTLIGHSLGGAVALLTGVRDRRVKNLVLWSAVGYPFNDIVKIVGREAFDRSVKSGCADYAGYSFTPVYFNSLAAFQPFQEAGKFSGDVLVIHGTSDDVIPVDYAFLYQKLFWTRPEGRCDKEIIFQGDHTFSSGPAQEQVLKRTRDWMNQQEHLQEEWQNWMI
- a CDS encoding DUF1129 family protein; the protein is MKVKAMIKQNNLLREQMTPSNRSYFEDMILAMRASSVDAVRAEELLLEAAGLLLKGQAKGKNAKQIFGEKPGDYFKDVMDSAPPRTPRSRLKNSLMISWSALTLLFGTMGACGLITQWSGGPHELFGQLSLLTLVVVGAGSILLVELIMKWMASLSEDDSPKPKTFDIKALGIYIGIAVIAVFAGIFLDNLFPVIPVSPWVSLALAAAGGLGLKFIFFPS
- a CDS encoding DUF3048 domain-containing protein encodes the protein MSISMNRYVSRPVSALVLAAVLLSACSNEQASPVPVPTSAPTAAPTLEPQPTEVVQSPSPEPAAGAVSGLTGLPVEEEILPRPLAVMINNAPAARPQSGISEADILYEVLAEGGITRLIGIFQSHAGVVKIGPIRSIRPYLLDIGESYGGITVHAGGSPDAYAILQRQKKADMDEIGRAGAYFWRDKERKAPHNLYSNAAKLREGAVKLGYAESVKVPGFLFHDPEYIPVEGTPALALGVNFLLKSYNVGYHYNAEQRTYARWVNGKPHLDLNNNRPVEAANIIVMGSDHKVLDDVGRLQVDTELGGEAVLLQRGVAMNGKWSRSPGDVIRFVKKDGKEALMFPGITHILIVPNSPSFSSHLEYAQAPASP
- a CDS encoding DODA-type extradiol aromatic ring-opening family dioxygenase is translated as MKLPAFFIAHGSPLLVLEDNDYTRFLQRLGSDLGKPRGIVIFSAHWDSPEQLITVDAQHETQHDFYGFPEEMYQLSYPAPGDPALSRRISELFKNSNLPHQPVLGRGLDHGAWVILSTMFPQADIPVVALSVDSLRSPEEQYNIGRMLAPLREEGVLLIGSGGLVHNLRLLKQKDQPEQWALDFDGWIAERLAVWDLPSLYAYEKQAPHVREAVPAYGKEHFIPLFYVMGAADEGRAAQLMIQAYQYGTLSLNCWMFD
- the ilvA gene encoding threonine ammonia-lyase IlvA — translated: MREGENRIVGMEDIVRAHHVLREVIVRTPLQLDAVLSAKYGCNVYLKREDLQIVRSFKIRGAYNMIRSLSDEDRAKGIVCASAGNHAQGVAYSCKALGIKGKIFMPSTTPNQKIKQVRRFGGEFVEVILKGDTFDDAYDEALQACIDYSMTLIHPFDEPRIIAGNGTIAMEVMENLDKPADFVFVTIGGGGLAAGVATYIKTVSPATKVIGVEPSGAASMIEAMESGEVVTLKEINKFVDGAAVKRVGGLTFDICSKLLDDVVKVPEGKACTTILELYNENAIVVEPAGSLPIAALDMYRDQIRGKSVVCIVSGGNNDIDRMQEIKERSLIYEGLKHYFMVNFPQRAGALREFLTEVVGPDDDITRFEYTKKNEKENGPALVGIELMSTDAYAPLIERMEQKGVDYVEINKDVNLFSMLI